From Pseudoalteromonas sp. DL-6, one genomic window encodes:
- a CDS encoding flagellar biosynthetic protein FliQ, whose amino-acid sequence MTPEMSVELISSAVYTIIKLILVLIVPGLILGIVVAIIQGATSIQEQTLTFLPRMLLTLLMVVFAGHWMLQILIDWFDKLKFMLPGVFG is encoded by the coding sequence ATGACCCCAGAAATGTCGGTAGAGCTTATTTCAAGCGCGGTTTATACCATCATAAAACTGATTTTAGTCTTAATTGTGCCGGGTTTAATACTTGGTATTGTGGTGGCCATTATTCAAGGGGCTACTTCTATTCAAGAGCAAACACTAACCTTCTTACCACGCATGTTATTAACCTTATTAATGGTGGTGTTTGCGGGGCATTGGATGCTACAAATTTTGATTGATTGGTTTGATAAGCTCAAATTTATGTTACCTGGAGTATTTGGTTGA
- a CDS encoding sigma-54 dependent transcriptional regulator encodes MSQRYLLWISEQQPTPEIQQVVFAENFKFLHTNSISDAVSHCLISKPELVFVDADTQQLELVELVKLLRKTCPTSQIVTLVDSSQSEIASKTINNGGAVDYLLKPFFAEQLKKTIRNTDSMKHGFEDLIAVSTKSQQVLRLANRAAQTAAGVLITGESGTGKEKLAHFIHKASERRDKPFIAVNCAAIPENMLEAMLFGFNKGAFTGAVNAQPGKFELANGGTILLDEITELPLDLQAKLLRVLQEREVERLGSHQKIKLDIRIIAASNRVLREQVEQGTFREDLFYRLDVLPLSWPALRDRVDDIIPLAYHFIKKYGNSEFHISKQAEDVMLCYNWPGNVREIENVIQRALVMARGVEIQAEDLNLPQCSPAAAAFCATQLKENKKQAEFDYIYSLLSRFKGHRTQTAQALGVTTRALRYKIAAMRECGIDIDAIA; translated from the coding sequence ATGAGTCAAAGATACCTTTTATGGATCAGTGAGCAGCAGCCAACGCCTGAGATTCAGCAAGTTGTATTTGCCGAAAATTTTAAGTTTCTGCATACAAACTCCATCAGCGATGCGGTTAGCCACTGCCTTATAAGTAAGCCAGAGCTTGTGTTTGTTGATGCGGATACTCAACAACTCGAACTGGTTGAATTAGTAAAATTACTGCGTAAAACATGCCCCACTTCGCAAATTGTGACGTTAGTCGATTCTTCACAAAGTGAAATTGCTTCAAAAACAATTAATAATGGTGGCGCTGTTGATTACTTATTAAAACCTTTCTTTGCTGAGCAGCTTAAAAAAACAATCAGAAACACTGATTCAATGAAGCATGGGTTTGAAGATTTAATCGCTGTTTCAACTAAGTCACAACAAGTACTGCGTTTAGCTAATCGCGCAGCTCAAACCGCCGCAGGGGTGTTAATCACCGGCGAATCGGGAACAGGTAAAGAGAAGTTAGCGCACTTTATTCATAAAGCTTCAGAGCGAAGAGATAAGCCATTTATTGCGGTTAACTGTGCCGCTATTCCTGAAAATATGCTTGAAGCCATGTTATTTGGTTTTAATAAAGGCGCGTTTACCGGCGCAGTGAATGCTCAGCCAGGTAAATTTGAACTGGCCAATGGCGGTACTATTTTACTGGATGAAATTACCGAGCTACCACTGGATTTACAAGCTAAGTTACTGCGGGTATTGCAAGAGCGCGAAGTTGAAAGACTCGGTAGTCATCAAAAAATAAAATTAGATATACGCATTATTGCTGCCTCTAACCGTGTATTGCGTGAGCAAGTTGAGCAAGGCACATTTCGTGAAGATTTATTTTATCGTTTAGATGTATTACCGCTTAGTTGGCCTGCACTTCGGGATCGTGTTGATGACATCATTCCATTGGCTTACCACTTTATCAAAAAATATGGCAACTCTGAGTTCCATATTAGTAAACAAGCAGAAGATGTGATGCTTTGTTACAACTGGCCGGGCAATGTACGGGAAATTGAAAACGTGATTCAACGTGCATTAGTGATGGCCAGAGGTGTTGAAATTCAGGCTGAAGATTTAAATTTACCGCAATGTTCACCTGCGGCTGCGGCTTTTTGTGCCACCCAGTTAAAAGAGAATAAAAAGCAGGCTGAGTTTGATTACATATACAGTTTATTGAGTCGATTTAAAGGACACCGTACCCAAACAGCACAGGCGCTTGGCGTAACTACCCGAGCATTAAGATACAAAATTGCCGCTATGCGTGAATGCGGTATTGATATTGATGCAATTGCATAA
- the flhB gene encoding flagellar biosynthesis protein FlhB, protein MSENSSQEKTEQPTEKRLKKAKEDGQVARSKELNTAILLMVSIAGLLWFANLFYSLFVNLMNSTMVLDHTIINNKKMMPIALGDAIMNMLSTLTPFLLLSFCAMWITGCLPGGFVFSKKLVALKMSKLNPLTGLGKMFGKQSLVELLKSILKITLLAICLYTFLTKLWMQLMMLQNLDIKVAIGQGIELLFLSLMITVTLLLFIAVIDVPFQQKQIADKIKMTHQEVKEERKSSDGSPEIKNKIRQIQYQQSNRKIEERVPTADVIVTNPTHYAVAIKYSEEAAKAPYVVAKGVDEMALRIREVARMNNKEIIEIPALARAIYFSTRVDQEVPNGLYSAVAYVLTYVLQLKAYKQGRGQAPAALPELTIPKNLQKP, encoded by the coding sequence ATGTCTGAAAATAGCTCGCAAGAAAAAACAGAACAACCCACAGAGAAACGGCTAAAAAAAGCCAAAGAAGACGGCCAAGTCGCGCGCTCAAAAGAGCTCAATACCGCTATTTTACTCATGGTTAGTATTGCTGGGCTATTGTGGTTTGCCAATTTATTTTACAGCTTATTTGTTAACTTAATGAACAGCACTATGGTGCTGGATCATACGATTATAAATAATAAAAAAATGATGCCCATCGCGTTGGGCGACGCCATTATGAATATGCTATCAACCCTTACGCCGTTTTTATTATTAAGCTTTTGCGCAATGTGGATCACTGGGTGTTTACCTGGCGGGTTTGTGTTTTCAAAAAAACTCGTGGCGCTAAAAATGAGCAAGCTCAACCCACTAACCGGGTTAGGCAAAATGTTTGGTAAACAGTCGTTAGTTGAGCTACTTAAATCAATACTAAAAATAACCTTACTGGCGATTTGCTTATATACCTTTTTAACTAAGCTGTGGATGCAGCTGATGATGTTACAAAACTTAGATATAAAAGTGGCGATAGGCCAAGGCATTGAGTTGTTATTTTTATCGTTAATGATCACGGTAACTTTACTACTTTTTATTGCGGTTATTGATGTGCCTTTTCAGCAAAAACAGATTGCCGATAAAATAAAAATGACCCACCAAGAAGTAAAGGAAGAGCGTAAATCTTCAGACGGTAGCCCTGAGATAAAAAATAAAATTCGGCAAATACAATATCAGCAATCGAATAGAAAAATTGAAGAGCGTGTACCCACTGCCGATGTGATTGTCACCAATCCAACTCATTATGCTGTGGCAATAAAATACAGTGAAGAAGCGGCTAAAGCCCCTTATGTTGTTGCTAAAGGCGTAGATGAAATGGCGCTGAGAATACGTGAAGTGGCCCGTATGAATAACAAAGAAATAATAGAAATCCCTGCATTAGCACGGGCTATTTATTTTTCGACCCGGGTCGACCAAGAAGTGCCCAACGGCCTATACAGCGCCGTTGCCTATGTACTGACCTATGTATTGCAACTAAAAGCATATAAGCAAGGGCGTGGGCAAGCACCCGCAGCCTTACCTGAATTAACAATCCCTAAAAACTTACAGAAACCTTAG
- a CDS encoding OmpA family protein: protein MNRLTQLIKFALPCAVFMLPQGHAIEQNLVQSYENSTWSVNSNPFACSLKQRFENYALLEVKTLPAQTQQLEFTWLLQDKPIIGLHVLSRKADWQSANTVLTAVNFVSTNVEDNKVQFSSDMTPLLRVIKQGGWLDSVISFGDEQLRLTFTNTHSDEIVADYQQCLANLSPLSWEQARDHQLQFASGQRTVTTAKDLKFLKDLVRYISLDSRVSKVLVDGHTDNTGSPLSNRLLSKERADDVAARLIEFGLPKDMLEVRAHGQRYPIIKNSEQGASSNRRVLVRLFRHSS from the coding sequence ATGAATAGATTAACTCAGCTTATTAAATTCGCATTGCCCTGTGCTGTGTTTATGTTGCCGCAGGGGCATGCAATAGAGCAAAACCTGGTACAAAGTTACGAAAATTCTACCTGGTCAGTAAATAGCAACCCGTTTGCTTGCTCACTTAAACAGCGCTTTGAAAATTATGCGCTACTTGAAGTAAAAACCCTCCCAGCACAAACACAACAATTGGAATTCACTTGGCTTTTACAAGATAAGCCAATAATAGGTTTACACGTTTTATCCCGTAAAGCGGATTGGCAATCAGCCAATACCGTTCTTACTGCCGTTAATTTTGTATCCACCAACGTTGAAGATAACAAGGTGCAATTTTCTTCAGATATGACCCCATTACTTCGCGTCATTAAGCAGGGCGGTTGGTTAGACAGCGTTATAAGCTTTGGTGATGAACAACTTCGCCTGACCTTTACTAATACCCATAGCGATGAAATAGTTGCCGATTATCAACAGTGTTTAGCTAATTTATCGCCGCTTTCTTGGGAGCAAGCACGCGATCATCAATTACAGTTTGCCAGTGGGCAGCGCACAGTAACAACGGCTAAAGATCTTAAATTTTTAAAAGATTTAGTGCGTTACATTTCTTTAGACAGTCGCGTAAGTAAAGTGCTAGTTGATGGCCACACAGATAATACGGGCTCGCCGCTGTCAAATCGGTTGCTTTCAAAAGAAAGAGCAGATGACGTAGCTGCCAGACTCATTGAATTTGGATTACCCAAAGACATGTTAGAAGTAAGAGCGCATGGTCAACGTTATCCCATTATAAAAAACTCGGAGCAGGGCGCATCGTCTAATCGCCGTGTTTTAGTTCGTCTTTTCCGACACTCAAGTTAA
- the fliF gene encoding flagellar basal-body MS-ring/collar protein FliF, whose protein sequence is MKGELAKVPEQNESNLKERVVNLSNKLNFGNSGDRSVATIALLATLVAATIVLILWTSAKNYVPLYGNQESYDKANILEILDKEQITFRIDTDSGNILVPQEKLADARITLAARGIKASMPEGIENISDKVSMGTSQFIESMQYQHALEGELARTIINMQGIRNARVHLAVPKRSLFVGRTEQKTAASVMVDLAPGHELKPEQVEAIIALIIGSVPGLDSRSVSVVDQRGKLLSGDLFDTTPVGKETDKKLAFIEKVERNIEQRASIMLLPILGEGNFRIQVSSDVDFSVVEETREMVDPQNVLTQEFIKSDSTLDQLAAGIPGSLANEPPVPNEQAEDENNERTSQRNESKRQFENGRSVTHTQFEVGRIKNMSLSVLINEQVAGTADGWSEEKLVSLGEMVKKATGFNDARGDQFNITSFAFLEQKILAPGEGLEWWQMPELKEYARYIVGTLISLLLILFGVRPLVNHLIKGKSNEANNAMATADNEVKSASTTERQSSPLDDAINAKSQIENLTGKEGASEHQNMSLPQIGNDFEEQIAHMQLLANKETERVTSVIKYWVEQGVEIESRKA, encoded by the coding sequence ATGAAAGGAGAATTAGCAAAAGTACCTGAGCAAAATGAGAGCAACCTAAAAGAAAGAGTGGTTAATCTCTCCAACAAATTAAACTTCGGCAACTCAGGTGACAGAAGTGTCGCGACCATTGCTCTACTAGCGACATTAGTAGCGGCTACTATAGTCCTTATTTTATGGACCTCGGCTAAAAACTACGTACCGCTTTACGGTAATCAAGAAAGCTACGATAAAGCCAATATTTTAGAAATTTTAGATAAAGAACAAATCACGTTCCGCATCGATACCGATAGCGGTAATATTTTAGTGCCGCAAGAAAAATTGGCTGATGCGCGAATCACGCTTGCGGCCAGAGGAATAAAAGCCTCTATGCCTGAGGGTATTGAGAATATTAGCGACAAAGTGTCTATGGGCACCAGTCAATTTATCGAATCTATGCAATACCAGCATGCCTTGGAAGGTGAGTTGGCACGCACCATTATTAACATGCAAGGCATACGCAATGCGCGGGTGCACTTGGCAGTCCCTAAGCGTAGCTTGTTTGTTGGTCGTACTGAGCAAAAAACCGCAGCGTCTGTGATGGTTGATTTAGCGCCAGGACACGAACTTAAACCAGAGCAAGTGGAAGCCATTATTGCACTGATTATTGGCAGTGTGCCTGGGCTTGATTCTCGTTCTGTGTCGGTGGTGGATCAGCGTGGTAAATTACTCAGCGGCGACTTATTTGATACCACCCCAGTAGGCAAAGAAACCGATAAAAAGCTCGCCTTTATTGAAAAAGTTGAGCGCAACATAGAGCAACGCGCCTCTATTATGTTGTTGCCAATTTTGGGTGAAGGTAATTTTAGAATTCAGGTTTCTAGTGATGTTGATTTTAGTGTGGTTGAAGAAACACGTGAAATGGTTGACCCACAAAATGTATTAACACAAGAGTTTATTAAATCTGATAGCACCCTAGATCAGCTGGCGGCTGGTATTCCGGGCTCTTTAGCTAATGAGCCACCTGTGCCTAACGAACAAGCTGAAGATGAAAACAACGAGCGAACTTCACAACGAAATGAGAGTAAACGACAGTTTGAAAATGGTCGCTCGGTAACTCATACCCAATTTGAAGTAGGCCGCATTAAAAACATGAGCTTATCGGTACTTATTAATGAGCAAGTAGCTGGAACAGCTGATGGCTGGAGCGAAGAAAAGCTCGTCTCATTAGGTGAAATGGTAAAAAAGGCCACGGGGTTTAACGACGCACGCGGCGATCAATTCAACATTACTAGTTTTGCCTTTTTAGAACAAAAAATACTAGCCCCAGGTGAAGGTCTTGAATGGTGGCAAATGCCTGAGCTTAAAGAGTATGCCCGTTATATTGTGGGTACTTTAATTAGTTTATTGCTGATTTTATTTGGTGTGCGCCCTTTAGTTAATCACTTAATAAAAGGTAAAAGTAACGAAGCAAACAATGCCATGGCAACCGCTGATAATGAGGTTAAATCAGCCTCTACAACAGAAAGACAAAGCAGTCCGCTTGATGATGCCATTAATGCTAAATCGCAAATAGAAAACTTAACCGGCAAAGAGGGCGCAAGCGAACATCAAAATATGTCGTTACCGCAAATAGGCAATGACTTTGAAGAACAAATAGCGCACATGCAGTTACTTGCTAACAAAGAAACCGAGCGTGTTACGTCGGTAATAAAATATTGGGTAGAACAAGGAGTTGAAATTGAATCAAGAAAAGCTTGA
- the fliR gene encoding flagellar biosynthetic protein FliR, producing the protein MSSLLALTSTDLVSWMGTLWWPFVRFSALLWSMPVFDNPAVTPRSRILVSMMLAFLVAPQLPLAPAIDLFSLDAAILTFEQIIFGVMMGLSLRILFEVMAMIGLILSMQMGLSMALVMDPGSGNQVALLGQLFWIMCALLFFAADGHLITLQVMVESFHSFPIGRSIYEFDIQAIIMLFAWMFSSALLLSLPGIVAMLLVNLTFGVASRAAPSLNIFVLGFPMSLLMGFFCVFMTLEYTGSAFSRLTYHVLTTFAQAMR; encoded by the coding sequence TTGAGCTCATTACTTGCTTTAACGTCTACTGACTTAGTCAGCTGGATGGGCACGCTTTGGTGGCCATTTGTACGTTTTTCTGCACTTTTATGGTCTATGCCGGTATTTGACAATCCGGCTGTAACGCCGCGCTCTCGTATTTTAGTGTCTATGATGTTGGCTTTTTTAGTTGCTCCGCAGTTACCACTTGCACCTGCTATTGACTTGTTTTCTTTAGATGCCGCCATCTTAACCTTCGAGCAAATTATTTTTGGGGTAATGATGGGGTTATCGCTGCGTATTTTGTTTGAAGTAATGGCAATGATAGGGCTGATCTTATCCATGCAGATGGGCTTATCAATGGCGCTTGTTATGGACCCCGGTAGCGGTAACCAAGTGGCATTATTGGGACAGTTATTTTGGATTATGTGTGCATTACTGTTTTTTGCCGCAGATGGTCACTTAATAACTCTACAAGTTATGGTAGAGAGCTTTCATAGCTTTCCGATTGGTCGCAGTATTTATGAGTTTGATATTCAGGCAATTATTATGTTGTTTGCGTGGATGTTTTCCTCTGCTTTATTGCTGTCGCTACCAGGGATAGTCGCCATGTTATTGGTTAACTTAACCTTTGGTGTAGCAAGTAGGGCGGCGCCTTCATTAAATATTTTTGTATTGGGTTTTCCTATGTCGCTATTGATGGGGTTTTTCTGCGTATTTATGACCCTAGAGTACACAGGAAGTGCGTTTTCAAGGCTAACGTATCATGTGCTAACAACCTTTGCACAAGCGATGAGGTAG
- a CDS encoding flagellar hook-basal body complex protein FliE: MSPIESQQMMLGKMMDMQKIAGPESIEPAAISNQNVNISEDFKHVIRSINAQQNIAGEMVKAVDTGESEDVVGAMIASQKAGLSFSMLMEMRNKVLNGIDDVMRMSL; encoded by the coding sequence ATGTCGCCAATTGAAAGTCAACAAATGATGCTGGGCAAAATGATGGACATGCAAAAAATTGCAGGTCCAGAGAGCATAGAGCCGGCTGCTATCAGTAATCAAAATGTAAATATTAGTGAAGACTTTAAGCATGTTATTCGCTCTATCAACGCCCAACAAAATATTGCCGGTGAAATGGTTAAAGCCGTTGATACTGGTGAAAGTGAAGATGTGGTAGGTGCGATGATCGCCAGTCAAAAAGCGGGGCTTAGTTTTTCTATGCTGATGGAAATGCGCAATAAAGTGCTCAATGGCATTGATGATGTCATGCGCATGTCACTGTAG
- the flhA gene encoding flagellar biosynthesis protein FlhA has product MNWRSFTQPYTAIPILLLAVLSMVILPLPGWLLDALFTFNIVLSVIVLLVAVSTKKPLDFSVFPTILLVATLMRLTLNIASTRVVLLHGHEGSDVAGRVIQAFGEVVIGGNYVVGIVVFVILMVINFVVITKGGERISEVAARFTLDAMPGKQMAIDADLNAGLIGPEQAKERRSTIAQEADFYGSMDGASKFVRGDAIAGLIILVINLLGGVSIGAFQHGLSLAEAFQRFALLTIGDGLVAQIPSLLLAVAAAIIVTRMNDEGDVSEAVGKQLLASPRVIFTAALIMVTLGIVPGMPTVAFLGFAAPLFYVAWRLQRSLPDNSLIEAEQMTDTILSEQQANLEWGDISHVDKLSVELGFRLVYLADKDKGEELVKTLRGVRKNLSEQLGFLLPEIRIKDNLKLNPQEYKVNLAGVPVASANVNAKELLALNTGDVYGSLDGELTTDPAYGLEAVWIKDDSKTQALNMGYSVVDLGTIIATHTGKVIKEHLDELFSYEDVQKLNERLKEISPSLAETFEKALPTNLQLKVIRLLLKEHISIKDIVTIAGTLIDSVEVTKDPILLVSDVRCALQKVLVKQVMGNRDELSAYSLDEKLESTLQSSLDQAMQAGKVVLDSFSVDPNLLGQFQRTMPMIVEDMKLRGVTPTLIVVPQLRPLLARYAKTFTKGSLVVLSYNEIPDTIRVDILGSLG; this is encoded by the coding sequence TTGAACTGGCGCAGTTTTACTCAACCTTATACCGCTATTCCTATTTTGCTGTTAGCTGTTTTGTCGATGGTTATTTTGCCATTACCAGGATGGCTATTAGATGCATTGTTTACCTTCAACATTGTATTGTCGGTGATTGTATTGTTAGTCGCTGTGTCTACTAAAAAGCCGCTCGATTTTTCTGTATTTCCGACGATTTTGTTAGTCGCCACCTTGATGCGTTTAACCCTAAATATTGCCTCAACACGGGTAGTATTACTACACGGTCATGAAGGCTCAGATGTGGCAGGTCGCGTTATTCAAGCGTTTGGTGAAGTGGTTATAGGCGGTAACTACGTCGTTGGTATTGTGGTGTTTGTTATTTTAATGGTGATTAACTTTGTGGTTATTACCAAAGGCGGTGAGCGTATTTCTGAGGTGGCTGCACGCTTTACTCTAGACGCCATGCCCGGTAAACAAATGGCAATTGACGCGGATTTAAATGCCGGATTAATTGGCCCTGAGCAAGCAAAAGAGCGACGCAGTACTATAGCCCAAGAAGCCGATTTTTATGGCTCTATGGATGGTGCATCTAAGTTTGTACGCGGTGATGCTATAGCTGGCTTAATTATATTAGTGATCAACCTGTTGGGCGGTGTTTCAATAGGTGCTTTTCAACATGGTTTAAGCTTAGCCGAAGCGTTTCAGCGTTTTGCACTGTTAACCATAGGTGATGGCTTAGTTGCGCAAATTCCTTCGTTATTACTCGCGGTTGCTGCTGCAATTATTGTTACGCGTATGAACGATGAAGGCGATGTAAGTGAAGCTGTAGGTAAGCAGTTACTTGCCTCTCCACGTGTTATTTTTACTGCTGCTTTGATTATGGTTACGCTTGGTATTGTGCCTGGGATGCCCACTGTCGCCTTTTTAGGGTTTGCCGCGCCATTATTTTATGTTGCTTGGCGATTACAGCGCTCTCTCCCCGATAACTCTTTAATTGAAGCCGAACAAATGACCGACACTATTTTAAGTGAGCAACAGGCTAACTTAGAATGGGGAGATATTTCTCATGTTGATAAGTTGTCGGTTGAGCTTGGCTTTCGTTTGGTTTATTTAGCCGATAAAGATAAAGGGGAAGAGCTGGTAAAAACCTTAAGAGGTGTGCGTAAAAATCTCTCTGAGCAACTTGGGTTTTTATTACCGGAGATCAGAATAAAAGATAACCTAAAATTAAACCCACAAGAATACAAAGTAAACTTAGCCGGTGTGCCTGTTGCAAGTGCTAATGTAAACGCCAAAGAGTTACTGGCGTTAAATACCGGTGATGTATACGGCAGCTTAGATGGAGAATTAACTACTGATCCTGCTTATGGGCTTGAGGCCGTTTGGATAAAAGATGACAGCAAAACCCAAGCATTGAATATGGGTTACTCAGTGGTTGATTTAGGCACCATTATTGCTACTCATACCGGCAAAGTGATCAAAGAACATTTAGATGAGTTATTTAGTTATGAAGACGTACAAAAGCTTAATGAGCGACTAAAAGAAATCTCACCTAGCTTAGCCGAAACCTTCGAAAAAGCATTACCAACCAATTTACAGCTTAAAGTGATTCGTTTACTGCTAAAAGAACACATTAGTATTAAAGACATAGTCACTATTGCTGGCACGTTAATAGACAGCGTAGAAGTAACAAAAGATCCGATTTTGCTGGTGTCAGATGTGCGCTGTGCATTGCAAAAGGTATTGGTGAAACAGGTAATGGGTAATCGTGATGAACTTAGCGCATACAGCTTAGATGAAAAACTAGAAAGCACTTTACAAAGCTCACTTGATCAAGCGATGCAGGCCGGCAAAGTTGTACTGGATAGTTTTTCGGTAGATCCTAATTTATTGGGGCAATTTCAACGCACAATGCCGATGATAGTCGAAGATATGAAATTAAGAGGGGTGACCCCCACATTAATCGTAGTTCCACAGCTTCGACCGCTATTAGCTCGATACGCAAAAACCTTTACTAAGGGCAGCTTAGTGGTTCTTTCTTATAATGAAATTCCAGATACTATTCGGGTTGATATACTCGGTTCGTTAGGATGA
- a CDS encoding FliM/FliN family flagellar motor switch protein, with amino-acid sequence MNENLDSALAGLELDAFDGFDDKSADKTNEGNMSFFQDVPLLVTLEVASTEITLGELSQAKEGDVLKLDKVAGEALDVKVNGVFFAKAEVVMVEGQYGLKFAQTDTAKDQ; translated from the coding sequence ATGAACGAGAACCTTGATAGCGCCTTAGCGGGCTTAGAGCTTGATGCTTTTGATGGATTTGATGATAAATCTGCTGATAAAACTAACGAAGGAAATATGTCATTTTTTCAAGATGTTCCTTTACTCGTTACTCTTGAAGTTGCAAGTACTGAAATTACTTTAGGCGAGCTTAGTCAAGCCAAAGAAGGCGATGTGCTTAAGCTAGACAAAGTAGCTGGTGAAGCGCTTGACGTAAAAGTGAATGGGGTATTTTTTGCTAAAGCAGAAGTGGTAATGGTTGAAGGGCAGTATGGTTTGAAATTTGCTCAAACAGATACCGCAAAGGATCAGTAA
- the fliP gene encoding flagellar type III secretion system pore protein FliP (The bacterial flagellar biogenesis protein FliP forms a type III secretion system (T3SS)-type pore required for flagellar assembly.), producing MNKRVIFKVSLLLIMLFLPSWLNAEELTLFSLKDTADGQDYSVKLQILLLMTVLSLLPALLMVLTSFTRIIIVLAILRQAMGLQQSPPNKILIGISLMLTMLIMRPVWQDIYQNAYTPFQQQTIGLEEALLTAEKPLRAFMLRQTRESELRQVLLIANEPTTLTEQEIPFEVLMPAFVLSELTTAFQIGFMLFIPFLIIDLVVSSVLMSMGMMMLSPLIISLPFKLMVFVLADGWSMIAGTLAATFGMSP from the coding sequence ATGAATAAACGCGTAATTTTTAAAGTTAGCCTATTGTTGATCATGTTGTTTTTACCAAGCTGGCTAAATGCAGAAGAACTTACGCTGTTTTCTCTAAAAGATACGGCCGACGGACAAGACTACAGCGTTAAATTGCAAATACTCTTATTAATGACGGTATTGAGTTTATTGCCTGCGCTACTGATGGTTTTAACGTCGTTTACCAGAATCATCATTGTATTGGCGATTTTGCGCCAAGCTATGGGGTTACAACAAAGCCCACCGAATAAAATTTTAATTGGCATCTCACTGATGCTCACTATGTTGATTATGCGACCGGTTTGGCAAGATATTTATCAAAACGCGTATACGCCTTTTCAGCAGCAAACCATAGGATTAGAGGAAGCTTTACTCACCGCAGAAAAACCTTTGCGTGCTTTTATGCTTAGACAAACTCGCGAAAGTGAATTACGCCAAGTGTTATTAATTGCCAATGAGCCAACTACACTCACCGAGCAAGAGATTCCATTTGAAGTGTTAATGCCTGCGTTTGTATTAAGTGAGCTTACTACCGCTTTTCAAATTGGCTTTATGTTGTTTATTCCTTTTTTAATTATAGATTTAGTTGTCAGTAGTGTGCTGATGTCTATGGGTATGATGATGCTATCACCGCTGATCATTAGCTTACCGTTTAAGTTAATGGTGTTTGTACTTGCTGATGGCTGGTCAATGATAGCAGGTACGCTGGCAGCAACATTTGGAATGTCACCATGA